The genomic DNA GCAGCCCCATGGCCTGCGCCACATAGGCCTCATGGATGCCGTTGAGGTAGCTCACGATCTGCAGCAGCGACTCATGAAACAACTTAAAGTCGATGTCGGCCTGCACAAAGCGCTCGATCTCGCGGTGCGTGGATGAAATTCGTAGGCGCGCCATCAGGTCGAAGAGCGTAGTATAGCCCATGCGCCAGGTAAGCTGCTGCCAGTGCTGGGGCCCAAACTTCTGCAATACATCGCCTGTTTTGCTGCTTCGGATGGCGGTGGCCTGGTTTGCCTGCACCTGTTGCCGCACAGCTTTTGCCTTCTGGCGGCGCGTGGTTTTCAGGAACTGCCCGATCTGTGCCTGCGCTTCCAGTTCCTTGCCTGCTATCTGCAGGCCCGGTTTGTAATGAGCCAGCGGCAAACGGCGGATGTTGAAATCGTCGTAATGGCCGGCAGCATAGAAGCTCATCGAATGCGGGTAGGCATTTTTTACCACCAGTCGGCCTGCCTCGCGCAGTACCCAGGCTTCGTTGTTGGTTTTGACGCCACGGGTGTGCAGGAAAGCCTGCAAGCCGGCAAATACCGCATAATAGGCCTGCGGAAACGTCCAGTGCAGGGCGTTGCGCATAAACACTTCGTCGCCCAATTCGGCCGTAGAGCGCAGGGCATATTCGGTGCTCCAGCTGTTCACCAGCAGGCGCTTCACTGTTTCCAGATCCTGCTCACTGAGCTGCTCCGGCTTTGCTTCCCTAAAGTACGCTACATTTTCCAGTCCGTGGCTGCCGCTGGCGTGCTGCAGGTGGTAACTTATCGCGAAAAAGTAGTTTAAGAAGATCTGTGCCGGAATGGATTTCTGCCACTCCTGGTCTGTCTGCTTTTCCTCTTCCGGATAGATTGAAAATACGTTTTCCTCTTCTTTCTCTTTCATGTATAACTAACAATATTAGTATAAGTAGAGTTGCAAAATGAGTCAGTTTAATAGTGTATTTATCAATTTTAAATTGTTGATAATCAGAGGGCTGATAATCATCTAAAAATATTTTTTCCACCATTGCTGCAGCAGGCTTTTTAAAGGCTTTAGCTAATTAAATTAGTAAAATAGAGTGGGGTAAAATTGGGGCAGAGATATAACTAGAAGCCCTGTTTCAGAGTAAACTTATCCATACAGAGCATCCAATGGACATATCATACATCATCAACGAACTGGGCGAGGACCGGGAAGCCTATTTTGAGGCGGTCGCACCCCCGATCTTCCAGACCAGCAATTTCGCCAGCAAAACGGTAGCCGAAATGCGCTATAAGGTGCAGCACGAAGAAGAGGCATACCAGTATACCCGGGGTAATAATCCTACCATTACCATACTGGAGAAAAAAGTGGCGGCCCTGGAAGGCGCCGAGCATGCTATCGCGTTTGGCAGCGGTATTGCAGCAGTGGCGGCGGCCATCCTTTCGCAGGTGAAGGCCGGCGACCATGTGGTATGCACGCAGCACCCCTATAGCTGGACCCATACGCTGATGAACAAATTTCTTCCACGTTATGGCGTAGAAACCACGCTCGTGAATGGTACCGATGCCGAGAATTACCGCCGTGCCCTCCGGCCCAATACCACCTTGTTATACTTGGAAAGCCCTACTTCCTTTACCTTCGATCTGCAGGATATACCCGCCGTAACGGCTATTGCACGGGAACATGGCTGCTCCACCATCATCGATAACAGCTATGCCAGCCCCTTGCACCAGCATCCGCTCGAAATGGGGGTAGACCTGGTGGTGCATTCTTGCACCAAGTATATCGGGGGGCACTCTGATGTGATGGGCGGTATGATCTGCGGCTCGCGCGAAAAGATCAACAAAATTTTTGAAGACGAATACATGACGCTGGGCGCTATCCTGTCGCCGCACGATGCCTGGCTCCTGATCCGGGGACTGCGTACCCTGCCGCTGCGCATGGCCCGTATAGCGGCTACTACGCAGCAGGTGGTAAGCTACCTGGCCCAGCACCCGAAAGTGGAGCGCGTGCTGTTTCCGTTCCTGCCTTCGCACCCGCAGTTTGAACTGGCGAAGCGGCAGATGCGCAGCAACTCCGGCCAGTTTTCCATCCTTCTTAAAACCGACAGCATCGAAAAGACCGACCTGTTCTGCGATAGCCTGCAGCATTTCCTGATGGCGGCCAGCTGGGGCGGGCACGAGTCGCTCATCTACCCGGTGTCGGCGACTTACACGGCTACAGGGCCAAAACCAAACCTGCCCTTTAACCTTATCCGCTTTTATGTAGGCCTTGAGGAGCCCGACTACCTGATCAACGACCTGGCGCAGGCGCTTGAGAAAGTATAAAATTGCTGTATTCAGGGGAGAGTCATGTCGGGTTCGTTTATACTTGTTTGAGCCTTGCAGGGCCTGCCCAGCTGATTTACAAGTATAACCTGATCCGGGTTTGGCCGGTAAAAAGAACTCGTATCAACTGAACAAACGCTATGAGTATAATAAATGAACCAGCTATTGCCAACAGTGCCAATGCCGCTACTTTAATAGGCGGTGGCCTGGCAAGTTACTTTTTAAATGAAAAACGGCCCAAAACAGCCCTGATTCCGCCGGTAGCAGGCGGCGCCCTGCTGCTGCTAAATCCGGGTATAAGAGCCGGTAACCGCACCATCGCTCATCTGGCGGTAGGGCTTACCTCATTGCTTACGGTTACCACGGGTGTTTTACTGGCCAAATCGGTGGCACCGGCAGCGCAGCTGAAATTCACAAAGCCGGTGCGCACGCGCCGGGCAGCTACCTTCGGGCTTATGACCCTGACCGGGTTAGCAGCGGCCGGCGTGTATGTAGCCGGGTTTATTCAAAAGCGTAAGCAGCCTGGGGCGGTTGCTTAAATGCCTGCCGTAAGTGGGGTAGGAGGAAAACAAAAAGGCCGGCTGTTTTTAACAGCCGGCCTTTTTAAATGCTTATACCTGTGCTTAGATCATATCCTGCTCTATTACAGCAACAGCTTCTTCCAGGTAGATATCCTTTTGGATGCTCTTGAGGAATTCTTTGTTACGGGCCACTTTTGCAGTATCTGTTCCGATGGCCTGCAGGTCTTGCGGCAAGCGCATTACCTGTAAAGTTGGCACTTGTTTCTGGGCTTCCTCATAACGCTTGGATTCCGCTTCCGACTGCTGCTCTTCTGCTAGGTATTTATCTAATTGCAGCGAGCGAACCGTGTTGTCTGATTGCTTTTTAAGGCGCTCGGCGCTTTGCTTGATCAGCGAAAAGCTATTGTTCTGTGTAATGCGGTTACGGCTGTCAGCTTTAATTTTAGCGATATCCAGCTTGGCGGCGGGCCATGGCTTGTAATTGGCCGGCGCGATCTCATCGAACGGCAGCGGGTAATCCTGCTCTTTCTCGCCAAGCTCCAGGGAGCTGTACAGATCCGGTAATACCACATCCGGCGTTACGCCACGCAGCTGGGTTGTGCCGCCGTTGATGCGGTAGAACTTTTGGGTGGTCAGTTTCAGTGCACCAAACGGCTTGTAAGGGTCAAACTGCGAAGGCAGGGCATCATCCAGCTCAAAGAACTGCTGCACGGTGCCTTTGCCATACGTGGGCGTACCCATGATCACGGCGCGGTTATAGTCCTGCAGGGCCGCTGCCAGAATTTCGGAAGCAGAGGCGCTGTTAGAGTTTACCAATACCACCAACGGGCCGCCATACTGTACCTGCGGGTCGCGGTCGTCGAGCACCACGGCTTTGCCGGTAGCGGTTTTTACCTGCACAATAGGGCCTCTGTCGATAAATAGGCCGCCCATCTCCACGGCATCAGCCAGGGAGCCGCCCCCGTTGTTACGCAGGTCCAGCACCAGGCCTTTCATACCGGCCGCTTTCAGTTTGGCAATTTCCTTCTTTACATCTTCTGCGCTGCTGGGCGCCCCGTTGTTATCAAAATCAGCATAAAAGCCTGGCAATTTGATGTAACCGATCTTGGCTTTGTCATCGATCATGGCTGATTGGGCATAGGTCTCTTCAAACAC from Pontibacter liquoris includes the following:
- a CDS encoding trans-sulfuration enzyme family protein, encoding MDISYIINELGEDREAYFEAVAPPIFQTSNFASKTVAEMRYKVQHEEEAYQYTRGNNPTITILEKKVAALEGAEHAIAFGSGIAAVAAAILSQVKAGDHVVCTQHPYSWTHTLMNKFLPRYGVETTLVNGTDAENYRRALRPNTTLLYLESPTSFTFDLQDIPAVTAIAREHGCSTIIDNSYASPLHQHPLEMGVDLVVHSCTKYIGGHSDVMGGMICGSREKINKIFEDEYMTLGAILSPHDAWLLIRGLRTLPLRMARIAATTQQVVSYLAQHPKVERVLFPFLPSHPQFELAKRQMRSNSGQFSILLKTDSIEKTDLFCDSLQHFLMAASWGGHESLIYPVSATYTATGPKPNLPFNLIRFYVGLEEPDYLINDLAQALEKV